The Ooceraea biroi isolate clonal line C1 chromosome 7, Obir_v5.4, whole genome shotgun sequence genomic sequence GCTCTGTATTGAATGCGAGGTAACATCGGTTCATGCAGGAAGAGAGACTATCAGTTTTTCGCTAACCTTCGATATGGATGATTCAAAGTACTCGGGACGAAATGGTATTTAACAATGTATAATAActacaaatagaaatattcaTGTTTCAAGAATACTCAGTATTTATAAACAGgcataattttttaagttaattattccaagataaattattctacacgttcatttttattaaaaattaaataagcaGAAATGAGTGTTGAAAGacaaaatttgttgaattgttGAAGTTGAAAGTACAATTAGTTTTCATCTCATTACAATTTCTATAGGAAGACTTCGAATGGGCAGTGAAATTGAATCGTGCGGGTTTGAATTTGATTGGGATATGGCCTGACCCGGAAGAAAATtccagagaaaaattaatgagcCATATCCGTGTATTCATTACATTTGTGCTGGTGATAAGTTTATTGGTGCCTTCTATACATTCATTGATTAAAACTCATGCTGATATCATGTTGACAACAGACAATTTACAATATACTTTACCGGTTCTTAGCACCATTATAAAACTCTCAATATTTTGGTGGAAAAAAAAAGGTAAATGTTCAACAATATATTATCtcagatttaaatatatataatatatacagggtgtccccggttttaaccgacaaactgcggcgagcatattctactagtggaaataagaaaaaattcttatatcgagtttgcttagaaatgctttattacaaagttttaaaccaatattgaaaagaaatatgagataagtaacaacggaacatagtgtagaatttggaaggtcgaagatgtttatgttatgtgtattcacatgtattcatgttcactatgttgaaacgattcagtatgattgttactttcacaagagtagctgttagatttcaatcgtcgtgtgaactagcaattactatcagaatgccaaaagtgttttcaaatgaggaatacatcgatattcatttcgtgtacggattctgtgacggaaatgcacgagctgccgtacgagagtatcaacgtagatttcctaacaggagagtaccagatagttctgtgtttagtaatacccatttgcaattacgtaatttgggttcatttcgacctatgaatgaatatgatgatgttcgttcagctctaagacaccgacgaccgaaaatgtgccactgcagtttcgtcaaaacagctggatacagttagacggttgtccatcgcactatgctagacaagttagaaactggttagatgaacattatgctcataggtggattggtcgaggaggaccggttttctggcctccaagatcgcccgatttaacgcctcttgatttttatttatggggaactttaaaaaataaagtttacagtacagaagtaatctcgcttgaagatttaaagcaacgaattactaattcagttactgagatgcaacaaaattttcaggaatgtcgtactgtaacaaattctgtactgcgtcgatgtctagcttgtatcgatgtgcaaggacaatattttgaaatgcgtcactaaatcattgcgtagataatttttatttttgcgaaaaaatccgttgttacttatctcatatttcttttcaatattggtttataactttgtaataaagcatttttaagcaaactcgatataagaattttttcttatttccactagtagaatatgctcccgcagtttgtcggttaaaacccgggacaccctgtatatatataagtacataAGAATATGTTTGTATGGAAGGGTTATGAGGTAACttataaaaatcttataaaagtCTTATAAAAAGTGTTATAAAAGTTtgcttgcaaaataaaaagacataGACTTTGGACTGTTCACAGTTTAAGGCTGAGCAAATTTCCTTCTAAtatgatatacatatgtataatattgttatttttactaaaattGCCGATGTTTTTGAAGCACTTGCCTCGATCGTAAAGATGATTGTCGAAGACTGGTTAAACTCAAAAACCATctatgaaaaaaatgagatgATAAAATGGGCGCTACGTGcacgtataattattacatgcaCGTATCTTGTAATAACAGTggcatttataattttttttggcATGCCTATTTTCGGAAAATCAATGGCATTGACACCGAATATCACGGATTCCGGCAAATCAATGCTCATGCCAACCTATTACATTTATGATGTAACGAAGAAACCGCAGTatgaattaacatttattagtCAATGCATCTCTATCAGTACTGTTGCCGTGATTTATACAGGAATCGATAACTTTTTTGCATTATgtgtttttcatatttgcgGACAATTGAATATTATGAGGAGTCGTCTCAAACATAGTCACGGAAATTTTCGTACCTTATTAAAGAATAGTGTGATATATCATATTCGATTGCTCAagtatgtattaatatattacaatacactCCTgccaatatattttatatatgtatatataatattttagaacTATAAATACTATAGAAGATACGTACAATgtgatacttttaatattgtttgtaTATTTTGGACTAATGTTTGCATTCTGCGGATTcctattaattattgtaagtACTACTAAAttgttgcaaatatttaacctatttattattatactttttcttcCTAATCATTATCACACACGGAATTCTACTTGCTAAAAGAACATATAATTCTTCAATATGAACTTCTAAACTTAAATGTCGATTCTACCTATTGACATAACATGAtttaatgatgataattagCTATTTGAAGTCGAAGAGAACAATGTATCGTTCACGCGtttgttatttcttttccttGTTATTATCTCTATGCTCGTACATATGGGTATTTATTGCGCAGTTGGTGAGGCACTAATATCTGAAGTAAGTGTACTTCTATTTATCGCACGTTAGCAGAACGAATTTATATGAtatgaaatacaataatataaaactgaaatgtAGTAAACACGtgtttcttatatatatatatatatatatattataaatataactcTAATGTTTCTAAGTGCAATGGAATTTATTATGCGGTCTACGATTTCGAATGGTACTATTTGGATCCAAAAGAAGCGAAGGATTTAATCCCATTTATGATTAAAGTTAGTGAGCCTGTATATTTTACTGCTGGAAACGTGTTTCCAGTGACAATGGCTATGCTTTGCAATGTAAGATATATCACAAATAGTAGAATAACTTtggtataaatattatatataatttcacgCACTGGCACataattttaagtaatttaaacAATGATAACATTTGCACTATGACATTTGACGTTACTAATATgtgaagaattatattatttatggaaGTTTTATTGAATAACATCAACTTACTTGCAACTTACTTACTTGTATTAAACTATGTGAACAtagaataatttatcttttatttaaagtgGATAAAACTATATGtcatgttttataaattaatttgtctACGTGCagaatgttaatatatattcaaaaattaatatttagaacatctcttattaataattaacacatTAACATACGTGCTATTATACTCCAAATGTTTTTAGTTGATAAAGACATCGGCCGGTTACATATCCGTTTTACTTGCaacgaaagaaaattaaaatttcatttaagaataaattctttttagcgtTTCCTAGAACCATAACAGTAATAAACGACACtgtaagtattttattttatttaaattattttattacttctaCTTATCGCATactattttttgaatattgaatatttccataaattttattatgttcaAGATTTGGATAAAAGTcagttattgtatatattgtaatggtacttttacaaataatttatgaagtGGAGCCGATATATTATCTGCAATGTGTCTTACACTATCAtgcttttagaaaaataagaatgtataataaatattattatattataatgcataattctAATCAACTAATGTTACATAAGTAGAATTAGTGTTAATGTTTCCGTTgcattaaatacaaaataatataaaccaCATTTATTATGCCCTCGTTCATTATCCTTTTGCATttccaaaatatttcttaatattaataatttaatctttactattaaatttaatattaataatttcttactattaacatatgtttataattgCGTAAGAAATTCCATTTATGGATCATGTTATGAAGTGTGTCAAAGGCAATCATTATATTGCAAAGtattgcaatataaataataatataaataataaaatataaaatatacaaacatctaaaaaataaatatctaaaatatttataaaattgtaattaaacttattaaaagaaacataaataatCTTCTATAAAGCAAAATCTAATTAGATATCCTCTTAGTAATATAAGAAACAAATCGTCTTACATTTCTAGCATATCTTTCAACTATCAATCACAATGATTTCTTTCATTGCttctaatattaaatgtaaaataaccataatcagaaaatatataaggTTTGCACAACACGTTtctaaaagaattatatttatgacaGCAAAGAATATACGTTGTTTTTCGTTAAGACTTAGGATAATTATAAAGGTAAATAATGTTgtctaattatttaattatgttgttgtacataaatgttatataagtGATTTCTCTATAGTATTAGAGTTATATTGTCTTTTTCATACATTGTGACATATTACGAACTTGTATCTCTTCTACGTAGTGAATCGATGCTAATGCGTGAGAAAACTGCAAATGCGATGCGTGACATTGAACCCAATTGCTTAGCGATATAGTGGTACGTAATTTTTTTGTCGGCATTAGTTCTCATACGATCGCATGGAAACtagtttgaatatttaataggTTTGAAAAGAACGCTTTTAAGAAGTTTCTGCATATGCGATGTAAATGCTCTGTATTGAATGCGAGGTAACATCGGTTCATGCAGGAAGAGAAACCATCAGTTTTTCGCTAACCTTCGATATGGGTGCTTCAAAATACTCCGGACGAAATggtatttaacattatataataactacaaatagaaatattcatgtttcgagaatactaattttttataaattggcACAATTTCTTAAGTTAATTATTCCAAGATATATTATTCTACACGtccagttttattaaaaattatgtaagcagaaatataagtgttgaaataaacaatttgttGAAGTTGAAAGTCTAATTAGTTTTTATCTCATTAGAATCTTATctcaataaaatttctataggAAGACTTCGAATGGGCAGTGAAATTGAATCGTGCGGGTTTGAATTTGGTTGGGATATGGCCTGATCCGGAAGAAAATCccagagaaaaattaatgagcAATATACGTGTATTCGTTACATTTCTGCTGGTGATAAGTTTATTGGTGCCTTCTATACATTCATTGATTAAAACTCATTCTGATATCATGCTGACAACAGACAATTTACAATATACTTTACCGGCTCTTAGCACTATTATAAAACTCCCAATATTTTGGTGGAAAAAAAAAGGTAAATGTTCAACAATATATTACCtcagatttaaatatatacaatatatatatatatatatatatatatatatatatataatataagtacatAAGAATATGTTTGTATGGAAGGGTTATGAGGTAACTTATAAAAGTCTTATAAACGTTtgcttgcaaaataaaaagacataGACTTTGGACTGTTCACAATTTAAGACTGAACAAATTTTCTtctaatatgatataaatatgtataatattgttatttttactaaaattGCCGATGTTTTTGAAGCACTTGCCTCGATCATAAAGATGATTGTCGAAGACTGGTTAAAGTCAAAAACCATCtatgaaaaaaatgcgatGATGAAATGGGCGCTACGTgcacgtattattattacatgcaCGTATCTTGTAATAGTGTTGGCATTCATACTGCTTTTTGGCATGCCTATTATCGGAAAATCAATGGCATTGACTCCGAATATCACTGATTCCGGCAAATCAATGCTCATGCCAACCTATTACATTTATGATGTAACGAAGAAACCGCAGTATCAATTAACACTTATTAGTCAATGCATCTCTCTCAGTACTGGTGCAGTGATTTATACAGGAATCGATAACTTTTTTGGACTATgtgtttttcatatttgcgGACAATTGAATATTATGAGGAGTCGTCTCAAACATAGTCACGGAAATTTTCGTACCGTATTGAAGAATAGTGTGATATATCATATTCGATTGCTCAggtatatatgaatatattacaatacactCATgccaatatattttatatatgttaatatgatattttagAGCTATAAATACTATAGAAGATACGTACAGTGTGatccttttaatattgtttgtatattttggaataatgtttgcattctGCGGATTCCTATTAATTACTGTAAGTACCACTAaagttttgcaaatatttaacctatttattattatactttttcttcCTAATCATTATCACACACGGAATTCTACTTGCTAAAAGAACATATAATTCTTTAACATGAACTTCTAAACTTAAATGTCGATTCTACCTATTGACATAACTTGATTTAATGTTGATAATTAGCTATTTGAAGTCGAAGAGAACAATGTATCGTTCACGCGtttgttatttcttttccttATTATTATCTCTATGCTCGTACATATGGGTATTTATTGCGCAGTTGGCGAGGCACTAATATCTGAAGTAAGTGTATTTCTATTTATCGCACGTTAGCAGAACgaatttatatgatataaaatacaataatataaaactgaaatgtAGTAAACATGtgtttcttatatatattgtttaaacaTAACTGTAATGTTTCTAAGTGCAATGGAATTTATTATGCGGTCTACGATTTCGAATGGTACTATTTGGATCCAAAAGAAGCGAAGGATTTAATcccatttattattaaagttagTGAGCCTGTATATTTCACTGCTGGAAAAGTATTTCCAGTGACAATGGCTATGCTTTGCAATGTAAGATATATCACAAATAGTAGAATAACtttagtataaatattataaataatttcacgcACTGGCACATAATTGTAAGTGATTTAAACATTGATAACATTTGCACTATGACATTTGACGTTACTAATATGtcaagaattatattatttatggaaGTTTTATTGAATAACATCAACTTACTCGCACCTTACTTACCTTAAAAATAAAGCGACCAAACTGGCAAGAAAATTCTTTATTCACAaactacgtttcgaccatgCGGGTtgtggtccttatcaagtgacGATGTTACAAACTAGAAATAATAGTAGATGTTAAACTTAATTCAAATAAACTTACATACAAAAATTCACGCAAAATTACTCACATTAAC encodes the following:
- the LOC105286679 gene encoding uncharacterized protein LOC105286679 isoform X5 — encoded protein: MLCIECEVTSVHAGRETISFSLTFDMGASKYSGRNDFEWAVKLNRAGLNLVGIWPDPEENPREKLMSNIRVFVTFLLVISLLVPSIHSLIKTHSDIMLTTDNLQYTLPALSTIIKLPIFWWKKKALASIIKMIVEDWLKSKTIYEKNAMMKWALRARIIITCTYLVIVLAFILLFGMPIIGKSMALTPNITDSGKSMLMPTYYIYDVTKKPQYQLTLISQCISLSTGAVIYTGIDNFFGLCVFHICGQLNIMRSRLKHSHGNFRTVLKNSVIYHIRLLRAINTIEDTYSVILLILFVYFGIMFAFCGFLLITLARH
- the LOC105286679 gene encoding uncharacterized protein LOC105286679 isoform X3, with amino-acid sequence MLCIECEVTSVHAGRETISFSLTFDMGASKYSGRNDFEWAVKLNRAGLNLVGIWPDPEENPREKLMSNIRVFVTFLLVISLLVPSIHSLIKTHSDIMLTTDNLQYTLPALSTIIKLPIFWWKKKALASIIKMIVEDWLKSKTIYEKNAMMKWALRARIIITCTYLVIVLAFILLFGMPIIGKSMALTPNITDSGKSMLMPTYYIYDVTKKPQYQLTLISQCISLSTGAVIYTGIDNFFGLCVFHICGQLNIMRSRLKHSHGNFRTVLKNSVIYHIRLLRAINTIEDTYSVILLILFVYFGIMFAFCGFLLITLFEVEENNVSFTRLLFLFLIIISMLVHMGIYCAVGEALISECNGIYYAVYDFEWYYLDPKEAKDLIPFMIKVSEPIYFTVANVFPVTMAMFCNVRSYKY
- the LOC105286679 gene encoding odorant receptor 43a-like isoform X4; amino-acid sequence: MEDFEWAVKLNRAGLNLVGIWPDPEENPREKLMSNIRVFVTFLLVISLLVPSIHSLIKTHSDIMLTTDNLQYTLPALSTIIKLPIFWWKKKALASIIKMIVEDWLKSKTIYEKNAMMKWALRARIIITCTYLVIVLAFILLFGMPIIGKSMALTPNITDSGKSMLMPTYYIYDVTKKPQYQLTLISQCISLSTGAVIYTGIDNFFGLCVFHICGQLNIMRSRLKHSHGNFRTVLKNSVIYHIRLLRAINTIEDTYSVILLILFVYFGIMFAFCGFLLITLFEVEENNVSFTRLLFLFLIIISMLVHMGIYCAVGEALISECNGIYYAVYDFEWYYLDPKEAKDLIPFIIKVSEPVYFTAGKVFPVTMAMLCNLIKTSAGYISVLLATKRN
- the LOC113562241 gene encoding odorant receptor Or2-like — its product is MLCIECEVTSVHAGRETISFSLTFDMDDSKYSGRNDFEWAVKLNRAGLNLIGIWPDPEENSREKLMSHIRVFITFVLVISLLVPSIHSLIKTHADIMLTTDNLQYTLPVLSTIIKLSIFWWKKKALASIVKMIVEDWLNSKTIYEKNEMIKWALRARIIITCTYLVITVAFIIFFGMPIFGKSMALTPNITDSGKSMLMPTYYIYDVTKKPQYELTFISQCISISTVAVIYTGIDNFFALCVFHICGQLNIMRSRLKHSHGNFRTLLKNSVIYHIRLLKTINTIEDTYNVILLILFVYFGLMFAFCGFLLIILFEVEENNVSFTRLLFLFLVIISMLVHMGIYCAVGEALISECNGIYYAVYDFEWYYLDPKEAKDLIPFMIKVSEPVYFTAGNVFPVTMAMLCNRFLEP
- the LOC105286679 gene encoding uncharacterized protein LOC105286679 isoform X2: MLCIECEVTSVHAGRETISFSLTFDMGASKYSGRNDFEWAVKLNRAGLNLVGIWPDPEENPREKLMSNIRVFVTFLLVISLLVPSIHSLIKTHSDIMLTTDNLQYTLPALSTIIKLPIFWWKKKALASIIKMIVEDWLKSKTIYEKNAMMKWALRARIIITCTYLVIVLAFILLFGMPIIGKSMALTPNITDSGKSMLMPTYYIYDVTKKPQYQLTLISQCISLSTGAVIYTGIDNFFGLCVFHICGQLNIMRSRLKHSHGNFRTVLKNSVIYHIRLLRAINTIEDTYSVILLILFVYFGIMFAFCGFLLITLFEVEENNVSFTRLLFLFLIIISMLVHMGIYCAVGEALISECNGIYYAVYDFEWYYLDPKEAKDLIPFIIKVSEPVYFTAGKVFPVTMAMLCNYGHPKREDVLQSTSRSNN
- the LOC105286679 gene encoding uncharacterized protein LOC105286679 isoform X1, translating into MLCIECEVTSVHAGRETISFSLTFDMGASKYSGRNDFEWAVKLNRAGLNLVGIWPDPEENPREKLMSNIRVFVTFLLVISLLVPSIHSLIKTHSDIMLTTDNLQYTLPALSTIIKLPIFWWKKKALASIIKMIVEDWLKSKTIYEKNAMMKWALRARIIITCTYLVIVLAFILLFGMPIIGKSMALTPNITDSGKSMLMPTYYIYDVTKKPQYQLTLISQCISLSTGAVIYTGIDNFFGLCVFHICGQLNIMRSRLKHSHGNFRTVLKNSVIYHIRLLRAINTIEDTYSVILLILFVYFGIMFAFCGFLLITLFEVEENNVSFTRLLFLFLIIISMLVHMGIYCAVGEALISECNGIYYAVYDFEWYYLDPKEAKDLIPFIIKVSEPVYFTAGKVFPVTMAMLCNLIKTSAGYISVLLATKRN